The window GAGCCCGGTGCCCTGCAGGGTGCGGGCGACGCCCAGCCGGGTGAGCCGGTGCGGGCGCGGGCGCAGCGGCCGGCCGTCGAGGGTCAGGGAGCCCTCGTCCGGCGGGACGAAGCCGCAGACGACGTTGAACAGCGTGGTCTTGCCGGCCCCGTTGGGACCGATCACGCCGACCACCCGGCCGGGCGGCACCCGCAGCGAGACGTCGTCGAGGGCGGTGAGGCCGCCGAAGCGGACCCCGATGTGGTGCAGTGCGAGCCCTTGCTCCATCACCCGTCCCCCCGGCAGCCGCCAGTATTTACACTGGGAGTGTACGTTTCTGACGGGGGCCGTCAATACCTCCGACGCTCGCGGGCACGCTCGTCGGCCGCCGCCCGGACCTGGGCGGCGGCCGACGGTTTCTGCACCGACCGGGCAGCCATGCGCCGTGGGGCGGCCGGGGGTGACGGCCGCCCCGGGGAGCGTCAGGCGCTCGGGCAGGTGTTGCGGTACTCCTGGATCGCGGAGCCGCTCGGGCCGGGGCAGAGGAACTGCTCGTAGCGGGTGTCGTCGTCGACGAACCGCTTCAACCAGGCGACCGCCTGCCGGGCGGTGGGCGTGTTGACGGTCTGCGGGAAGAAGTGGCTGGCCCCGTTGAGCTCCAGGTACGCCTTCTCGGACGAGGCCGGGATGCTGGTGTAGAACGGCTCCGAGTGCGACGAGACCGGCGCGACACTGTCGCTCTCCCCGCCGATGATCAGGGTCGGCACCCGGACGTCGGACCAGGACTTGTCCAGGTTCCACGGCGCGAGCGGCACCGCGGCCTGCAACGACGGCCGGGAGACCGCGGCCTCCAGGCTGCCGCCGCCACCCATCGAGTGGCCGGAGACGGCGAGCCGGCTGGCGTCGATCCGGCTGCGTACGGAGCTGCGCTGCGTCAGGTAGTCGAGCGCGGCGAGCAGTTGCCGACCGCGGCTGTCCGGCTGGTCGAGGCGCGTGTTGGTCTCGATGCCGATCACCACGAAGCCGTGCGAGGCGATCCGCGGCCCGAGCCAGTCGATGCTGGACCAGGCGGCCGTGTAGCCGGGCGAGATGGCGACGGCGCCGAAGGTGCCCTCGGCGGTGCTGGTCGGGTAGTAGATGACGCCCCCGCCGAAGCCGGTGACGCTGAGCGAGGAGACGTTCTGCGACGAAGTGGCGAACGGGCCGCGGCTGGCCTCCAGCAGGGCGACGCTCGGGGCGGGGCCGCGCTCGTACGGGTTGGCGGCGGCCTGGGCGGCCGGCGGGGCGGCCAGCGCGCCCGCCGTGGCCAGGACGGCGGCCAGGGCCAGGCCGGCGAGGCGGGCGACGGGACGGGTACGGGCGGTGGTGGTTGGTGATGACACGTCGGGCACTCCCTACGGGACGGGGCATATCGACATGCATCAGTCTTCGGCGGTGTCGACGGCGGCGCATCGGTGAAATCACCAGTCCGGCCCGGGAAAATCGGGCCGGCCGTTTTCGCCCGGACTGTCGGGGTAGGGCATTTGGCACCCCGGCCGAAGAAGGAGACGCCGTGTTCAACCCGTTGGAGCACAAAGGAATCCCGCTGGAGAGCCAGATCCGCAACTGGCGCGAACTCAACGTGGAGCCGATCGACCCGGAGGCGGTCGATCCGTACACCCGCTGCCGCATCATCACCATGAACGGCATCGAGGTCGAGGCGATCAACTTCCAGCACCAGTTCGCCCGCAACTGCCCCGACCAGGAGGTCCGCCGGCAGCTGGCGTACGTGCGCTACCTGGAGAGCCAGCAGCAGCGGGTGGTGAACTGGCTGCTGCCCGGCGCCGCGAGCGTGCTGGAGACGACGCTCGGCTACGAGCAGGTGGCCGTCGACCTGACCGCGTGGGTGGCCCGGCACGAGCCCGACCCGTACCTGAAGCAGAGCTACGAGTTCGGCGTGCTGGAGGACTTCGACCACCTCTACCGCTACGCCAACCTCTACGAGATGGTGGAGCGCCGCAAGGCCGACAAGATCGTGCAGGGCCTGACCGAGGTCATGCCCGGCCGGCCCACCGTCGCCGAGCACCGGCACCCGTTCGACGAGGTGCGCACCCCGTACGACCGCAACAGCGTCGACCCCCGCTCCAAGCTGCACGCGCTGACCATCCTGTCGGCGGAGCAGCAGGTCATGTTCTATTACATGAACGTCGGTCCGCAGTACATGGAGCCGATCGCGCGACAGCTCTACCAGGAGATCAGCCTCATCGAGCAGGAGCACGTCACGCACTACGAGTCGCTGCTCGACCCGGGCGAGAACTGGTGGGAGCGGCTGCTCACCCACGAGTACAACGAGTGCTGGCTCTACTACTCCTTCATGCAGCAGGAGAGCGACCCCCGCATCAAGGCGGTGTGGGAGCTGCACCTGCAGATGGAACTGGCGCACCTGCAACAGGCCGCCGACCTGCTGCGCCGCCACGACGGCCGGGAGCCGGAGGAGATCGTGGGCGGCGCCGGCCTGCCCGAGCCGCTGACCTTCGAGCCGAACAAGGAGTACCTGCGCCACCTGCTCGCCACCCAGGTCGACCTGAACAAGCTCGGCGAGGGGTACGTGCGGGAGGCGCACGAGCGCTTCGAGTCGATGCAGCAGCAGCTGCACGACGGGCAGAAGCCGCCGAGCGAGCAGGTGATCGACATGCACCGGGAGCGCTTCGGCGACGAGTACCGCGTCGAGACCGAGGGGCCCCACCCGGTGGAGTCGCTGCGCGCGCGGGGAGGCAGCCATGCCTGACACCGGCGCCCCGGCCACGCGCGGCCCCGAAGACGACGTCGTCGACCTGCTGCTGGCCCAGCACGCGCGGATCGAGGAGCTGTTCCTGCTGGTCATCGGCAGCACCGGGGAGACCCGCCGGGACGCCTTCGACGACCTGGTGAAGCTCCTCGCCGCGCACGAGACCGCCGAGGAGGAGGTCGTCCACCCGCTGGCCCGGACGCTGCCGGGCGGGGGCGGCGACGCCATGGTCGACGAACGCCTCGCCGAGGAGCGTCAGGCCAAGGAGACCCTGAAGACCCTGATCGCCGGCGGTGTCGACGCCGAGGGCTTCGACACCGGCATCATCCTGCTGCGCGACGCGGTGCTCACGCACGCCCGCTACGAGGAACGCCAGGAGTTCCCGCTGCTGCGCCAGCACGTGCCCGCCGACCGGCTGCGCACGATGGCCGGCGCCGTTCGGATGGCGGAGGCGACCGCGCCGACGCGCCCGCACCCGAGCGCCCAGTCCGCGAAGGGCAACCTCGCGGCCGGACCGGCGCTGGCGGTCATCGACCGCGTCCGCGACGCGATCCGCAGGCCGTCGTCCAGCGGCTGAGCACCCGCCGACACCAGCACACCGCGCCCACCCGACCGATTCCGGCGGGTGGGCGCGGCGCGTCTGCCGCCGTGCC is drawn from Micromonospora sp. NBC_01740 and contains these coding sequences:
- a CDS encoding alpha/beta hydrolase family protein; amino-acid sequence: MSSPTTTARTRPVARLAGLALAAVLATAGALAAPPAAQAAANPYERGPAPSVALLEASRGPFATSSQNVSSLSVTGFGGGVIYYPTSTAEGTFGAVAISPGYTAAWSSIDWLGPRIASHGFVVIGIETNTRLDQPDSRGRQLLAALDYLTQRSSVRSRIDASRLAVSGHSMGGGGSLEAAVSRPSLQAAVPLAPWNLDKSWSDVRVPTLIIGGESDSVAPVSSHSEPFYTSIPASSEKAYLELNGASHFFPQTVNTPTARQAVAWLKRFVDDDTRYEQFLCPGPSGSAIQEYRNTCPSA
- a CDS encoding hemerythrin domain-containing protein, with translation MPDTGAPATRGPEDDVVDLLLAQHARIEELFLLVIGSTGETRRDAFDDLVKLLAAHETAEEEVVHPLARTLPGGGGDAMVDERLAEERQAKETLKTLIAGGVDAEGFDTGIILLRDAVLTHARYEERQEFPLLRQHVPADRLRTMAGAVRMAEATAPTRPHPSAQSAKGNLAAGPALAVIDRVRDAIRRPSSSG